A stretch of the Solanum dulcamara chromosome 6, daSolDulc1.2, whole genome shotgun sequence genome encodes the following:
- the LOC129893052 gene encoding 110 kDa U5 small nuclear ribonucleoprotein component CLO-like, whose protein sequence is MEKRKLINTILLYRRGYDKGRISYKLKLVLSDNNSKFYLCNIMEIPCHVDFSDEMTVALSLADGAVLVVDAVEGVNMKRVIRHVIEERISIVLVINKVAESLERGLVDDIENNIENVDWSTTELANFLQTKYDWDLPAARSIWEFGPDKQVFSWVIKQDPSVMSILETSNSR, encoded by the exons ATGGAAAAAAGGAAATTGATTAATACGATATTGTTATACAGAAGAGGTTATGACAAGGGTAGGATCTCATATAAACTCAAACTTGTTTTAAGTGACAACAATTCGAAGTTTTATCTCTGTAATATTATGGAAATCCCCTGTCATGTCGACTTCTCGGATGAGATGACTGTTGCTTTAAGTCTTGCTGATGGTGCAGTGTTAGTTGTTGATGCTGTTGAAGGA GTAAATATGAAAAGGGTCATTCGACATGTGATTGAAGAACGTATCTCGATTGTTCTTGTTATCAACAAG GTTGCTGAATCACTAGAGAGAGGACTTGTTGATGACATTGAGAACAACATTGAAAACGTAGATTGGTCTACAACGGAACTTGCTAACTTTTTGCAAACCAAATATGATTGGGATCTGCCTGCTGCACGGTCTATTTGGGAATTTGGACCTGATAAGCAG GTTTTCAGTTGGGTAATCAAGCAGGACCCATCTGTCATGAGCATATTAGAAACGTCAAATTCAAGATAG
- the LOC129893051 gene encoding uncharacterized protein LOC129893051: MEREEFGDPKKARASGQFSGTSSGGRGSYRGGGSFQRRGPVYASMPAFKDGQTPHGSYSTGQSYQGSQQRPMSWGSYTSSAGSSQRFSHGRVCYTCGDPDHLSWQCTSQGQGGTYPSSSVSVRGPAPLVRDRGRAQTNRGSRTPGRGAGGAIILQGGGRGIGQVGGSRKAQCYAFPGRPEAEASDAVITVELGPDLTFEEEPIAILDRQVRKLRTKEIASVKVQWKHRSVREATWETETDMRARYPQLFEPSGTFLYFMFEDEHDF, encoded by the exons atggagagagaggagtttggggaccccaagaAGGCCCGTGCTTCTGGTCAGTTTTCGGGtacctcatctggaggtagagggtcctatagaggaGGTGGTTCCTTTCAGCGTAGAGGACCAGTTTATGCATCTATGCCAGCTTTTAAGGATGGTCAGACACCTCATGGGTCCTACAGTACAGGTCAGAGTTACCAGGGGTCACAACAGAGGCCGATGAGCTGGGGTAGTTATACAAGTTCTGCAGGTTCATCGCAGAGGTTTTCGCACGGGAGAGTATGTTATACTTGTGGTGATCCGGATCATCTTTCATGGCAGTGTACATCCCAGGGTCAAGGAGGAACCTATCCTAGTTCTTCAGTTTCAGTTAGAGGACCAGCGCCGTTGGTCAGGGATCGAGGTAGAGCCCAAACTAATAGAGGTAGTCGCACTCCTGGTAGGGGTGCAGGTGGTGCTATAATCCTTCAGGGAGGAGGTAGAGGTATTGGGCAGGTCGGAGGTAGTAGGAAAgctcagtgttatgcttttccagggagacccgaggctgaggcttccgatgcagttatcacag tggagttaggtccagacctgacatttgaggaggagcctatagccaTTCTAGATAGACAAGTtcgtaagcttagaaccaaggagatagcttcagtgaaggtacaatggaagcaccgttcagtcagagaggcgacttgggagacaGAGACTGATATGCGTGCTAGATATCCCCAGCTCTTCGAACCTTCAGGTACAttcctttactttatgttcgaggacgaacatgatttttag